TGTGGCTATCGACCATACGCGACACTTGGCCACCGCAGAGCGGATCCTGGGAGAGGGCGACATCCGGGATCTGAACAAGATGCTTCTCAAGGAGCCGTTCTGGCACATTGCACAGACCCCGGACGGGCAGCAGACCCGGAAACGGATCGTTCCGGGTGAGTACAAGACCCAGCCGAACCACGTACGAACTGCTACCGGGGAAATCCATCGGTTCGCGGAGCCCGAGGAGACGCCGGCGCTCATGCAGGCGTGGGTCCATGACTTTCGGCGCGACTTGCGCGACTCGGACATGAGCGAGTCGCAATTGCCGCTGTTTCTGGCCCGGTCACACTGGAATTTCCTGCGCATTCATCCGTTCGATGACGGAAATGGGCGAACCGCGCGGCTTCTGACCAACTACGTTCTGCTGAGGTCCGGTTTGCCTCCGATGGTGATCAAGAGCGCCGAGCGGGACCGCTACATCGGGGCGCTGCAGAACGCCGATCTGGGTCGAATGGCGCCGCTTGAGGGGTTCATGCTGGAGAGTGTCCTGTGGTCGCTTGGCCTTGCGATCCGAGCTGCGAAGGGAGAATCACTCCGAGAGAGCGAGGATGTAGGAAAGGAGATTGCTTTCTTCGTCCGACGCCACAGGGCTGATGAGCCGAAGGCGTCCGATGTCGAATTGCTGGACGATATTGTTAGCCAACGGATTCGTCCGACGTTTCAACGTGTCAAGGAGACGCTTGAGCCCTTGGGTGATTTGTTTGCGGCTAGCAGTTGGCAGTTCTTTGTCAAACGCGGTCAGAGAGACGTCGTCCAAGGCGTAGGCTCGTTCGGAAGTCGCCTGTGGGAAAGCCTGAAGGAGTATGTGGTGGTGCCGGGATTTCGGCTCTCCAACGAACCAAGGCTCAGGTTGGAGAGCAGATCTCTTTGGCGGGACTACGCGGGTCGCGAAGGGAAGACCTTTTCGCTTGAGCTCTTTCTCATCTGGGAATTCGACGAAAAAGGGGTGGTGTTCTCGGTCGAGATCGACGGTAGGCGCATCTTCGTCCAACGTGTTCGTTACGCCGAGGTGCTGACGCTTGGTGCGGAAGC
This region of Gammaproteobacteria bacterium genomic DNA includes:
- a CDS encoding Fic family protein, which codes for MMDSKALAVAIAAWRERRATMREEDDERLWRKLRLEWNYNSNHIEGNTLTYHETELLLIFGRTSGGHPMRHYEEMKAHDVAIDHTRHLATAERILGEGDIRDLNKMLLKEPFWHIAQTPDGQQTRKRIVPGEYKTQPNHVRTATGEIHRFAEPEETPALMQAWVHDFRRDLRDSDMSESQLPLFLARSHWNFLRIHPFDDGNGRTARLLTNYVLLRSGLPPMVIKSAERDRYIGALQNADLGRMAPLEGFMLESVLWSLGLAIRAAKGESLRESEDVGKEIAFFVRRHRADEPKASDVELLDDIVSQRIRPTFQRVKETLEPLGDLFAASSWQFFVKRGQRDVVQGVGSFGSRLWESLKEYVVVPGFRLSNEPRLRLESRSLWRDYAGREGKTFSLELFLIWEFDEKGVVFSVEIDGRRIFVQRVRYAEVLTLGAEADRTEDFVSQAMMAEIDHRSAEQE